The Primulina huaijiensis isolate GDHJ02 chromosome 9, ASM1229523v2, whole genome shotgun sequence genomic interval CCACGACAAAGTAAGTATTTAACAGAATATTTTTCTTGTGAAATCATGTGTTAGGCGGCAACTAAATCATAATCAATTTGAATTGGGATTACAAGTAATTAATATTGGTTCTGTCATGGCAGGTTATGTTATTTGGGCACGACGATAAAAACGTGGAAGACAAAGCAATGAAAGTGACAGTAGCATTTAACCATTTTGGCCCGGGTTTAGTTCAAAGAATGCCAAGGTATGTATGaatgtacacacacacacacacacacacacacacatatttcaatcaataacaaaaAGTTATTCGTTTGTATTAATTTGTAAATTATGATCTTTGTGTGCATGAATGTAACAAATTACTTTCATGCAAATGAGCAGGGTTAGGCTAGGTTACGCACATGTGGCTAACAATAGATATGATCAATGGAAGATGTATGTCATCGGCGGAAGCGCGAATCCCACCATTTTCAGTGAGGGAAACTACTACATGGCGCCTAATAACCGTGACCAGAAACTAGTAAATAGCTAAAAAATATGCAGAACATTGTTGATATATGCTTTTAGTCATGCGGTGAGCACGTAAAATTATTTAGTTCTGATTAGCGAATATTAATTCATAAAACAGGTTACAAAGAGAGAGGTGAAGAGTGGTTGGACGAACTGGAAATGGAGATCATCCAAGGACAAATTTATGAATGGCGCATACTTTGTTCCATCTGGATATGGAAGCATTTCCCCAGGCTACACCTATGCGCAGTCATTTCGAGTGGCTGATGGATCCTTGGCTCCGGCTCTAACATCCGATGCAGGCCCATTGACCTGCACTGCCTATAAACCATGTTGATCAGACGTTATTTTCAATGTAGAGACTTGAGCAGAGCTCCCACATATTAACTGTATACAATTAATGTGTGAGGTGCAGGCAGACGTTAATCAAAGTGATTATCATgtcctttttatttttaatcagcATTTCCAAGATCGAGATTCCCCTTACGTCAAATGTGAAACAAGACAACATATATTATTCAAGTTTTAATAGATGGATTTCGTTATACACTTCTtggctttttttatttttgggtgTAACACCCTACTTAATTGGATTTTGAGTTAAGTGCTCTCACTTAAATTAAGTAGGTATATGAAAAGTTAGTTACATAATTTAAgggataataattaaaatagtacTCTAAATTAGTCTATTTTGTGTTTTGATCATCACGTAGACATTCAGAGACTTTGGTTTTGTGAGTTTTGTTGTGCTTTAGAATTTGGTCTTTTCTTTCTTATTAGAGTATGTTGACGTCGCATCGAACACGTCAACATTTCCTTGTATAACATTAGCATTTTTTAGCACCTGTCAGGTATCACACTCCGACGAAAAAACAAAAGTCAAAACATAACCTAACTTATATGACCAAACCTATATTTGAATActtataaaactaaaaaaacaaaatagacAAACTTGGGGGactattttgattattttctcTATTTGTATCATTTGCTAGGTATTTAGCAGTAGATGTAATAAATACGATATTTATCATagaaaaattgatttgaagatcGTGATAGACATCAGCTTCGAGCCTTGGTATACAATTCAAAGTATACATTTGTTTCTCACTCGGGGTGATTTAGAAGTGAATGGATGAAGGCTATTGATACAAAAATTGAGTTCATGCATGACCTTTGGTTTACACAACCTCTCAATTCTTcacattattttaaatcattcaaAATGTTCCATCGTTCGTTAACGTGTTCGACtcgggagggggagactggtgataccccatggatgagcccatcaagatccggcccatatttagggcccacaggtgaaggacCCATGAGaagcccaggtattctcctataaataccaggtttgagcgtacggttatttcattcactatattgttttcagcagcgcccttagctgctccccccatatatcctcagtctctgacttgagcgtcggaggggctacgccaggacaccctcctggcccccttctaacggtcttattcttgatttcaggctcagggtgatcttaaagcccacgtctgaactagtgacgctcgttgggatcggacacgaaatttcccgtgagtatcacttggcNAAATATAAATTTAACTATCCCTACTCATTCAAGGATAACAAACCATAGAAGTAAAGAATTATATTTCACAAAACTATAATACTAGTGATGGTATATATAAATGCACGTCAACTATCAACTTCTGTGAGTACGTTGTCTCATagttcaattttgtgagattgaTTACCAACATATCTAACTTAACTCATgcaaaaatattatcttttatgtcaaaaacattatttttcattctagATATAGATTAAATTCACTCGTCTTATGGATATAGATTTGTGAGACAATATAATATGATAGCTAGGCATATGAACGAAGTGTATATACATGAATAAgtatatgagtaggtctcttgtgagacggtctcacgaatctttatctgtgagacgggtcaaccccaccgatattcacaataaaaagtaatactcttatcataaaaagtaatactttttcgtggatgatccaaataagatatctgtctcacaaagtACAACATGTGATACCGTCTcagacaagtttttgccaaaatatatatattaactaaTTCACAAAATGACAAAATCGAAATCATTAATTGAGAATTTGTTGCATGGACAAGTTATCGGGTAGGCCGGCTTGTGGTATTTGAATTATTATCGATTCCACGTACAAACAAATAAAGCACAAAGCAAAAGTAAAAGGCTTCGTTGATTAATTTGAAAAACACGTTTTGTTGATTGTTCTCCTTTTCGATGATAGTTTTACTTTAAATGTGAATACTTGTGAAAAATGTTTCTCTACTTTCTAATATCAactttttaaagttttattattgatttttaactGAAGTCAGATTCACACGAATAATACATTTGTGAACGGAATCTTTTTCCCAATAATAAAAAGCAGTTCAATTGTGAGTTTTTTGGTCATGAACGGTGgaaatattgaaatttgcaaGTTACGCGTacgaaagaagaaagaaatataTAAGAACTGTACGAGTTCAAAATTGTACCAACGTCAATATCGGAATATCATGCGAAAATTTGCTTCAaacatttgaaaattataagtGAGATTCTGTTTCCCCTTTCACCTTTTTCAATCCGTATCCGTGTCGGCCATTTACAACAACTATTAATATAGAGTCGGTTTCTATGTAgacatttttaaatatttttattcgtgatacgggtcaatcatgttcatatttacaataaaaattaatttttttgagataaaaataataatttttcgtagattactcaaataaaatatatatctcatAAGATGAGAATAGAGTTTGGACAAATACCTCGactaaaattcatttggatgatgaacaatgaacatagggaagaaaaattgtttttattaagAAATCTGTCTAGTTTGGGCCAAAACAGGCCTGCCCAAACCTGACATCCCTTGGATCCGCCACcgatgatgatgataataatgAGTAATAATAACCCACAACTTTGAAACAATgcaaaaactaaattttaaatactttttaaaaatatttcattattatatataataattatagttTAAATTCTTGTTAATATATAAAGATCAAGAATAAGTatgtattaaattatttttcgtTAATTATAAAACTACCACTtgtttatttaaatgaacatgAAATGAGTGGAACTTTAATGTAGtactaaaatataatatatagtaaTAGATATATCAGAATATGTTTCAACAGTTTTTATTAGTGATACTATATTTCctaaaattcattatttttattaaatccaatattatatataacaatAAGAATAATTTGAAAACAATCAAAATTCGACATTGATGAATACAATAAACGAAATGAAaacatgttttattttgaattaataaaaataaaaatacaaatttgcaaaactttataaataaaaaagtccataattattttttaaaatatatgtgaaTAATACCTAAAACAATTTAGACGCTGTTTCAAACTAAATGCCATAAATAAGATTAGCTTAATGAAGAAAGACATATGTAGTAGTTGAAATTGCCGCATACATATATTACACGAAAGTAATAGAAATTAGACCACTGATTCATTGATTGATTACAACTTGGGATTACACTTTATCCACGGATTATAGattacttgaaaattttcaagGATGTCACGGTGTAAGCATGAGAAGTCTCAAAAAATGCGCTAATAATGAATTAGGCGGTCCCCCCTGCTTATTTTACCTTTTGCCCACTTGCCCTTCGCAGTCAAAAATCAAGCCCTATCTTCCCtcctcctcttcttctcccCGCCTACCCCAAACCCGCACGCCCCAATTGTCCCCACCTATACCTTTCCATTCAAagctatatttatatatatatttattatttattattgagtTTTGACATGTAACTCGTTCATTGTGTCTATATTTGTGTCAGAAAATGAGGTGATATTCACatattgaatatataatttggatATGTCACTTCATTGATAAGTATGAAAGTAACATAATAAGTGAACATTATATCAAAACTAGATGTATTAgatcatatataatataataggtttcttgtgagacggtctcacgaatctttatctgtgagacgggtcaaccctaccgatatccacaataaaaagtaatactcttagcataaaaaataatattttttcatggaaaacccaaataaaatattcgatctacgaaattgatccgtgagaccgtctcacaagagtttttgtgtatctAATAATGTTTTGATAgttcatatataatatataattataattataattatagtgaattatatattattcgAGTTTTGTGTGAAAAGTTTTATAGGGATGAGATTTGCTCACTGCCTAACCCGGTGGTCACACTAACAAGCACTAGGTCGGCCGTCAATTTCATTGACTTTCTGCATCAGGCTATTCATTTTCCTCACGTGGAACCCGCCGCATAGCTCGGGCTGCGGGTCTGTATTAGCACATACGGTAGCCTCCATCCCCTAATTAACACTACTCTTTAATTTTCTTGTATGAACCAGTCCAACTTAGTATTTGCGGGATTTGGACGAAACCTCTTCATTTTCACGAGAATTTATCCAACTCTAAGATCTGGGCTACGGCGCCATCTGGCAACCAATTAAACTGACGCATTACCTTACGTCAATTCATCAAATACCCTTAAAGTCTTTCCCCTTTAACTTCAAGAGTCACATTATAAATCTTCAAAAGTTTCTGGTCTTCGAAGACTTTTCCACCTCCCAACCTCTTTTATATACGCTTGCGCTTTGTATTTGTAAAAGACTTCTCAGACTCTCGATCCTTCACCTcttgctttttttttaaaatattattacataAGCAATTCAGATAGCCATGCTTTTCACTGAATTTATTGAAAGTGTTGTTTAGATTTGGttcttgatatattttcttcttGATTCAATCTTGGGCTTTGTTATTTATGGACGAAGGATGGGGACTTGCCCTTGATAAATCCGATCAAGTTGGTTTTTTTGGGAGCAAATCAATTTTTGGATTTAACCTGAGTCCGAAGTTGACAAATAAGAACAAGGGATTGATTATGTTTCCGGTAAATTCGAGTGGAAAAGAAGAGCTTGAAGCAGTGTCCTTGCAGCCCACCGGCAGCCAACAAAAGGTGGTCTTAGGTGAAGTAGACTTCTTCTCGGAGAAAAGTAAACCGGTTAATGATACGAACGCTACTCTTAAGAAGGAAGTTTCACATGTTGAAGCAAATATACGCAGGGAATCTGATGTAAACGTGAGCCATANTTCTGGAAGCTTGTTCTCGGTTTAGATtgttgattgattttttttcctggtTTCTGCTGAATACAGACTGGTTTGCAACTTGTAACCGTTAACACTGGAAGTGATCAATCAACAGTGGATGATGGCGTATATTCCGATCGTGCTGATGATAAGCGAGCCAAGAATGAGGTAATCAGTCGAGGAAATGTAGTTTTCGGTGCTTCTAGTCGAATATATGATAAAATGGTTTGATTTTGTTTAATTAGCTGGCACAACTTCAAGTTGAACTGGAAAGAATGAACGCTGAAAATCAGAGGTTGAGAGGGATGCTTACTCAAGTGAGCAACAACTACACAGCAATGCAGATGCATCTTGTGACTTTGATGCAGCAGCAACAGATTTCAAGAACTCATAGTACGCAAGAACACGAGGTAGTCAATTAGTCAAATTTCTAATTATCTCGTAAATGTTTCCTAGTATCGATGATTAAACTGATTTTACGCGATTACATGCTTCAAATTAGATTGTAGACATAAAAAGTACTGAAGAAAAAGAAGTGGAAAATGGAAGAGTTCCACGACAGTTCTTGGGCTTAACCCCCGCTAATCAGTCGGTGGAGGAACAATCCAACTCTTCATCAGAAGAAAGAACTGTTTCAGGCTCCCCTAACAACATGATGGAATTATCGAGGAACAAAAGGATTGCGCGGGAAGGGAGCATGGAATCTGAAGGATTGGGTCCTAACAAGCATCCTAAATTGAATCCTGTTAAGTCCGCTGATCAATCTACCGAGGCTACCATGCGTAAAGCTCGTGTTTCAGTTCGAGCACGATCAGAAGCTCCCATGGTAACTAAAGTACTAAACTAGTAGTattcttttatttgaaataatagTTAAGAATTTTATACAATCATTATGCTAATTTTGGGTTTCTTTTTGTGTGATATTAACAGATTTCGGATGGATGCCAATGGAGAAAATACGGACAAAAGATGGCCAAAGGGAACCCATGTCCCCGAGCTTATTATCGGTGCACAATGGCAGTCGGTTGTCCAGTGCGCAAACAAGTATGTACTCACTTTCTTCGGTGGAGTtttgattgtttattttttttcatacatTTTTCTAAGCATCGAATAATTAATCATTTCTCGCATGCTACGACAATTACAGGTTCAAAGATGTGCCGAGGACCTAACAATCTTGATCACAACCTATGAAGGAACACACAACCACCCGCTACCTCCGGCCGCCATGGCCATGGCATCCACCACCTCCGCCGCCGCAAGCATGCTCCTTTCAGAGTCTATGCCCAGTGCCGACGGGTTAATGAATCCCAGTTTCTTGGCAAGAACGGTTCTCCCATGTTCATCCAACTTGGCTACAATATCAGCTTCTGCTCCATTTCCCACAATCACACTCGATCTCACACAAAATCCAAACCCATTACTATTTGAAAGACCCTCACCACATTTCCAGGTCCCATTTCCAGTGCCCCCACAAAATTTTGTACCGGTTCCAAATCCATCATCGATTCCTCAGGTTTATGGTCATGTCCTTTACAATCAGTCCAAGTTTTCGGGTCTCCAGATGTCTTGGGATCACATTAACGAAGCCGCAGCTCAATTAACGGGTTCAACGTCGCAACATCCGCAGCTTCACCAGCAGCCGCACCACCCTTCTTTTGCGGACACCCTCAGCGCAGCCACGGCGGCTATTACCACCGATCCTAATTTCATGGCCTCCCTTGCCGCCGCCATCACCTCCATTATGGCCGGTTCTCATCCGCATGACAGCACTTCCACCCCCGACAACGTAAATAAAGGCAATATCAACAAAACCAGCGGCAGTTTTCCTGGGAACTAGCTGTCGAAACGTTCTTCCACAGTTCCACTTCATTTTCTTGTTAATTATGATTCCATTTTTCGTCACACTTGAACCAGATAGTTATCTtgattgtttcttttctttcattttccgGGTCCCATATCATGAAGTTAACATGTCCATATTGTTTAAGTTCCATTTTGTTGTGAAAGTAAGATTAGAACACAGCTGTCTTCTATCAcatctaaataattttttattcattcatatatttatatacacgTAAATAAAGCAAAAGACAAAAACCAGTGATCGGTTTCTTGGATTATCTGTCACAATTTTCCTTAATTTGGTCATCGTtataataattgtcaaataatGGAAGGAAAAAAACAATTGAGAAGCAGACAACTGGAGACTTGTAGAACCGATCAAAGGCCCAGTTGTTGAAAAATCAAAGGTTTGAGATGATATATTCTGATTTGAGAGGTCAACAAGTCCGGCCATAAAATTTTGACACGTACATCATAAGATAGAGAACTGATGTGATTTCAGATTGGAGGAGACTTCGTAGccttcgaaattttttttatcaataatataatatagtttagAGATAATCACCGTCGATAATAGTTTAAACAATGTGATCACGTACTTTCTTGCGTTTGTTGACTCTTCGAGCAGAAGCTAGCAATATTCGATCGAGATTATTGGTGCGGGAGCATTcccaatataaaaattaattaaaaaaatgtttacaaTTATTGATAAACATTATTTTgtcattaaaatatttgattcaattCCCAAAAATCGATGCAATCATTTACTAAAAGATATAAATATACCATAGGGATAGCACAACTTTGCTTCCTTCCACGGTCCTGTTTTCTACCTGAGCAATATCAGAAGACCACTCAAATTCATGTGGTCTGACTGCTCTCAATTCTTGAAACCCCCGTTGTGTTCGGAGTCTCAGAGCAACTCCGGTCATCACTCAATATCACTGTTATCTTCGCATTCACAGGTATGAGACGTTATTGATACCCTCGTGTGGTGAAACCTCCGTAAGAGCttgggtcatggatgacccgaaaTATTAAATAGATAGTCCAAAtcaaattaagtatgcaagaagCTGGGTTCAGCGGAAACCGGGCAGGTGAATGCCCGAGATATCTTCCACCCAGGCTACTAGACGCTTGGGCTCTCGTACAAACTCCCCGAGAAGCTTTTCAACCGGGCTACCTCGAGAATTACACCACACTCGAGTGTAATTCATATATGCAATCTTATATGTCAAAACAACATGGATTTGGCGTGTAGGAAAAGTCATCAGAAGGTATGGACAgtcgacttgccatacttataGTAGGTGGCACTGAAAACTAGGTAATGATGGGAATTACTACTATAAATACCTGGTATTATTttcatttacagattctgaaaaACTTCTAACTCTCAAGCATACATATATTTCCACATatattgcttgtgttcttcATCTTcaaacctgctgacttaagcattgGAGTGTTGTTTGCAGGTATACTCAAAATTCCTAAACTTTAAACTCTCATCATTACCCGGTGGATTGCCCACGAACTTCACACCCGATTCACTCGGATATCATCAGTTATGTTTCGATAATCATTGGAAGGTCTTTCAGCGCACGTAGGAGTGATGTGACTAGGCTGAAAGTAGTACGGGTTGTCAGGTTTGACAGTGTCAGGAAGCAGGATGGGCAACCATTTCGCCATGAGTAACAGCTGGTCACTGAAAACAAAGTCATCATTAACTTCTTTTcaataaataccaggtttgctTGATATTAATGGATTCAGATGTTCTGGCAATAAATACGCATACTCTCTACAAATTCTCATGATATAAAACACTTaactgacttgagcgtcgaaATGACTACGTCGGAAAATCTTTCGGCGTCCCACTAACGTTCTCTACTCTCTTACGTGTGCAGATATTTCAAGCCCAGACACTTTTCACCT includes:
- the LOC140985281 gene encoding probable WRKY transcription factor 31; translation: MDEGWGLALDKSDQVGFFGSKSIFGFNLSPKLTNKNKGLIMFPVNSSGKEELEAVSLQPTGSQQKVVLGEVDFFSEKSKPVNDTNATLKKEVSHVEANIRRESDVNTGLQLVTVNTGSDQSTVDDGVYSDRADDKRAKNELAQLQVELERMNAENQRLRGMLTQVSNNYTAMQMHLVTLMQQQQISRTHSTQEHEIVDIKSTEEKEVENGRVPRQFLGLTPANQSVEEQSNSSSEERTVSGSPNNMMELSRNKRIAREGSMESEGLGPNKHPKLNPVKSADQSTEATMRKARVSVRARSEAPMISDGCQWRKYGQKMAKGNPCPRAYYRCTMAVGCPVRKQVQRCAEDLTILITTYEGTHNHPLPPAAMAMASTTSAAASMLLSESMPSADGLMNPSFLARTVLPCSSNLATISASAPFPTITLDLTQNPNPLLFERPSPHFQVPFPVPPQNFVPVPNPSSIPQVYGHVLYNQSKFSGLQMSWDHINEAAAQLTGSTSQHPQLHQQPHHPSFADTLSAATAAITTDPNFMASLAAAITSIMAGSHPHDSTSTPDNVNKGNINKTSGSFPGN